A genomic segment from Oncorhynchus clarkii lewisi isolate Uvic-CL-2024 chromosome 12, UVic_Ocla_1.0, whole genome shotgun sequence encodes:
- the LOC139423128 gene encoding flotillin-2a isoform X2: MGNCHTVGPNEALVVSGGCCGSDGKTYVVGGWSWAWWLITDIQRMSLEIMTILCRCENIETLEGVPLDVTGVAQVKVMVDNELLGYACEQFLGKSVIEIKSVILQTLEGHLRSILGTLTVEQIYQDRDRFAALVREVAAPDVGRMGIEILSFTIKDVYDKVEYLSSLGKSQTAAVQRDADIGVAEAERDAGIREADCKKEMMDVKFQADTKMADSKRGLEMQKAAFNQEVNTKKAEAQLAYELQAAKEQQKIRLEEIEIEVVQRKKQITIEEKEIDRTEKELIATVKRPAEAEAYKMQQLAEGQKMKKVLTAQAEAEKIRRIGEAEAGSIEAIGKAEAEKMRLKAEAYQHYGDAAKTALVLEALPKIAAKVAAPLARTNEIVILSGDGGRVTGEVNRLLAELPVSVNALTGVDLMKIPLLQKMINPQA; this comes from the exons GATGTCTCTGGAGATAATGACCATCCTCTGTCGCTGTGAGAATATCGAAACCTTGGAGGGTGTCCCCCTGGATGTGACAGGGGTGGCTCAG GTGAAGGTGATGGTAGACAATGAGCTGCTGGGCTATGCCTGTGAACAGTTCCTGGGGAAATCTGTGATCGAGATAAAGAGTGTCATTCTGCAGACCCTGGAGGGTCATCTACGCTCTATCCTCG GTACTCTGACGGTAGAGCAGATctaccaggacagagacaggtttGCTGCTCTTGTGCGGGAGGTGGCAGCGCCTGATGTGGGCCGCATGGGCATCGAGATCCTCAGCTTCACCATCAAG GATGTGTATGATAAAGTGGAGTACCTGAGTTCCCTGGGGAAGAGTCAGACGGCCGCAGTACAGAGAGATGCCGATATTGGAGTGGCCGAAGCAGAGAGAGACGCGGGAATCAGG GAAGCAGATTGTAAGAAAGAGATGATGGACGTCAAGTTCCAAGCAGACACCAAGATGGCCGATTCAAAACGAGGGCTGGAGATGCAGAAGGCTGCTTTCAATCAAGAAGTCAACACGAAG AAAGCAGAAGCCCAGCTGGCCTACGAGCTGCAGGCTGCCAAGGAGCAGCAGAAGATCCGTTTGGAGGAGATCGAGATCGAGGTGGTTCAGAGGAAGAAGCAGATCACCATCGAGGAGAAGGAGATTGACCGCACAGAAAAGGAGCTCATCGCCACAGTCAAGAGGCCGGCTGAGGCTGAGGCCTACAAGATGCAGCAGCTGGCCGAGGGACAGAA GATGAAGAAGGTGCTGACTGCCCAGGCAGAGGCAGAGAAGATCCGTCGTATCGGTGAGGCAGAGGCCGGTTCCATAGAGGCTATAGGGAAGGCTGAGGCTGAGAAGATGAGGCTGAAGGCTGAGGCCTACCAGCATTATGGAGATGCTGCAAAGACTGCTCTGGTCCTAGAGGCCCTGCCTAAG ATTGCTGCCAAGGTTGCGGCACCCCTGGCCCGGACCAATGAGATCGTCATCCTGAGCGGGGACGGTGGCCGTGTGACCGGCGAGGTGAACCGCCTATTAGCTGAGCTCCCTGTGTCCGTCAACGCACTCACCGGGGTGGACCTGATgaag ATCCCTTTGCTTCAGAAGATGATCAACCCTCAAGCATAA
- the LOC139423128 gene encoding flotillin-2a isoform X1, with product MGNCHTVGPNEALVVSGGCCGSDGKTYVVGGWSWAWWLITDIQRITLEIMTLQPKCEDVETAEGVAITVTGVAQVKVMVDNELLGYACEQFLGKSVIEIKSVILQTLEGHLRSILGTLTVEQIYQDRDRFAALVREVAAPDVGRMGIEILSFTIKDVYDKVEYLSSLGKSQTAAVQRDADIGVAEAERDAGIREADCKKEMMDVKFQADTKMADSKRGLEMQKAAFNQEVNTKKAEAQLAYELQAAKEQQKIRLEEIEIEVVQRKKQITIEEKEIDRTEKELIATVKRPAEAEAYKMQQLAEGQKMKKVLTAQAEAEKIRRIGEAEAGSIEAIGKAEAEKMRLKAEAYQHYGDAAKTALVLEALPKIAAKVAAPLARTNEIVILSGDGGRVTGEVNRLLAELPVSVNALTGVDLMKIPLLQKMINPQA from the exons GATAACCCTTGAGATTATGACCCTGCAGCCCAAGTGTGAGGATGTAGAGACAGCGGAGGGTGTAGCTATTACTGTCACTGGGGTGGCACAG GTGAAGGTGATGGTAGACAATGAGCTGCTGGGCTATGCCTGTGAACAGTTCCTGGGGAAATCTGTGATCGAGATAAAGAGTGTCATTCTGCAGACCCTGGAGGGTCATCTACGCTCTATCCTCG GTACTCTGACGGTAGAGCAGATctaccaggacagagacaggtttGCTGCTCTTGTGCGGGAGGTGGCAGCGCCTGATGTGGGCCGCATGGGCATCGAGATCCTCAGCTTCACCATCAAG GATGTGTATGATAAAGTGGAGTACCTGAGTTCCCTGGGGAAGAGTCAGACGGCCGCAGTACAGAGAGATGCCGATATTGGAGTGGCCGAAGCAGAGAGAGACGCGGGAATCAGG GAAGCAGATTGTAAGAAAGAGATGATGGACGTCAAGTTCCAAGCAGACACCAAGATGGCCGATTCAAAACGAGGGCTGGAGATGCAGAAGGCTGCTTTCAATCAAGAAGTCAACACGAAG AAAGCAGAAGCCCAGCTGGCCTACGAGCTGCAGGCTGCCAAGGAGCAGCAGAAGATCCGTTTGGAGGAGATCGAGATCGAGGTGGTTCAGAGGAAGAAGCAGATCACCATCGAGGAGAAGGAGATTGACCGCACAGAAAAGGAGCTCATCGCCACAGTCAAGAGGCCGGCTGAGGCTGAGGCCTACAAGATGCAGCAGCTGGCCGAGGGACAGAA GATGAAGAAGGTGCTGACTGCCCAGGCAGAGGCAGAGAAGATCCGTCGTATCGGTGAGGCAGAGGCCGGTTCCATAGAGGCTATAGGGAAGGCTGAGGCTGAGAAGATGAGGCTGAAGGCTGAGGCCTACCAGCATTATGGAGATGCTGCAAAGACTGCTCTGGTCCTAGAGGCCCTGCCTAAG ATTGCTGCCAAGGTTGCGGCACCCCTGGCCCGGACCAATGAGATCGTCATCCTGAGCGGGGACGGTGGCCGTGTGACCGGCGAGGTGAACCGCCTATTAGCTGAGCTCCCTGTGTCCGTCAACGCACTCACCGGGGTGGACCTGATgaag ATCCCTTTGCTTCAGAAGATGATCAACCCTCAAGCATAA
- the LOC139423128 gene encoding flotillin-2a isoform X3: protein MTLQPKCEDVETAEGVAITVTGVAQVKVMVDNELLGYACEQFLGKSVIEIKSVILQTLEGHLRSILGTLTVEQIYQDRDRFAALVREVAAPDVGRMGIEILSFTIKDVYDKVEYLSSLGKSQTAAVQRDADIGVAEAERDAGIREADCKKEMMDVKFQADTKMADSKRGLEMQKAAFNQEVNTKKAEAQLAYELQAAKEQQKIRLEEIEIEVVQRKKQITIEEKEIDRTEKELIATVKRPAEAEAYKMQQLAEGQKMKKVLTAQAEAEKIRRIGEAEAGSIEAIGKAEAEKMRLKAEAYQHYGDAAKTALVLEALPKIAAKVAAPLARTNEIVILSGDGGRVTGEVNRLLAELPVSVNALTGVDLMKIPLLQKMINPQA from the exons ATGACCCTGCAGCCCAAGTGTGAGGATGTAGAGACAGCGGAGGGTGTAGCTATTACTGTCACTGGGGTGGCACAG GTGAAGGTGATGGTAGACAATGAGCTGCTGGGCTATGCCTGTGAACAGTTCCTGGGGAAATCTGTGATCGAGATAAAGAGTGTCATTCTGCAGACCCTGGAGGGTCATCTACGCTCTATCCTCG GTACTCTGACGGTAGAGCAGATctaccaggacagagacaggtttGCTGCTCTTGTGCGGGAGGTGGCAGCGCCTGATGTGGGCCGCATGGGCATCGAGATCCTCAGCTTCACCATCAAG GATGTGTATGATAAAGTGGAGTACCTGAGTTCCCTGGGGAAGAGTCAGACGGCCGCAGTACAGAGAGATGCCGATATTGGAGTGGCCGAAGCAGAGAGAGACGCGGGAATCAGG GAAGCAGATTGTAAGAAAGAGATGATGGACGTCAAGTTCCAAGCAGACACCAAGATGGCCGATTCAAAACGAGGGCTGGAGATGCAGAAGGCTGCTTTCAATCAAGAAGTCAACACGAAG AAAGCAGAAGCCCAGCTGGCCTACGAGCTGCAGGCTGCCAAGGAGCAGCAGAAGATCCGTTTGGAGGAGATCGAGATCGAGGTGGTTCAGAGGAAGAAGCAGATCACCATCGAGGAGAAGGAGATTGACCGCACAGAAAAGGAGCTCATCGCCACAGTCAAGAGGCCGGCTGAGGCTGAGGCCTACAAGATGCAGCAGCTGGCCGAGGGACAGAA GATGAAGAAGGTGCTGACTGCCCAGGCAGAGGCAGAGAAGATCCGTCGTATCGGTGAGGCAGAGGCCGGTTCCATAGAGGCTATAGGGAAGGCTGAGGCTGAGAAGATGAGGCTGAAGGCTGAGGCCTACCAGCATTATGGAGATGCTGCAAAGACTGCTCTGGTCCTAGAGGCCCTGCCTAAG ATTGCTGCCAAGGTTGCGGCACCCCTGGCCCGGACCAATGAGATCGTCATCCTGAGCGGGGACGGTGGCCGTGTGACCGGCGAGGTGAACCGCCTATTAGCTGAGCTCCCTGTGTCCGTCAACGCACTCACCGGGGTGGACCTGATgaag ATCCCTTTGCTTCAGAAGATGATCAACCCTCAAGCATAA